The proteins below are encoded in one region of Bremerella sp. P1:
- a CDS encoding phage major capsid protein — translation MPSLDQILDLVESTINKYDRKKWVDISLNNQNYHFTKEIVRGGRMKNDANSTACEWKVQTSYQDSTRYADLYDTDTHVVGDHLTNASSKWMKITDNWSFDKDENVFNQGPEQIIDHVMVRQHAMMNGVFEFLENKMWTQPTSDTARPYEILGIPYWIVKNATQGFNGGDPSSANAGAGGILTASVPNWKNYTDTYATVSSTDAIEKVVRAMEFCNFEAPDPHAAHESTKMPSYGLYSTYNFVEELRRHLRGQNDNLGEDAAAMMKGAPYIMSVPVKWVSVLSNSAATAYDSTDPLYGINWNSFAFHSKAGNWMRETKNVQSATQHNVYVNYIDAWGQFVCKNRRTNFVMYQA, via the coding sequence ATGCCATCTCTCGATCAGATCCTGGACTTGGTTGAGTCCACGATCAACAAGTATGACCGCAAGAAGTGGGTGGATATTTCCTTAAATAACCAAAACTACCACTTCACCAAGGAGATCGTTCGCGGCGGTCGCATGAAGAATGATGCGAACTCCACCGCCTGTGAATGGAAAGTCCAGACCTCGTATCAGGACTCCACCCGCTACGCGGATCTCTACGACACCGACACTCACGTCGTTGGTGACCACCTCACGAACGCTTCGTCCAAGTGGATGAAGATCACCGATAACTGGTCGTTTGACAAAGACGAAAACGTCTTCAACCAGGGTCCAGAGCAGATCATTGATCATGTGATGGTGCGTCAGCACGCCATGATGAATGGTGTGTTTGAGTTCCTGGAAAACAAGATGTGGACGCAACCGACCAGTGACACCGCACGCCCCTACGAGATCCTTGGCATTCCTTACTGGATCGTCAAGAACGCTACCCAGGGCTTCAACGGTGGCGATCCATCGAGCGCCAACGCTGGTGCTGGTGGAATCCTGACCGCTTCGGTGCCGAACTGGAAGAACTACACCGACACCTACGCAACCGTCTCCAGCACTGATGCTATCGAGAAGGTTGTGCGTGCCATGGAGTTCTGCAACTTTGAAGCACCAGACCCTCACGCTGCTCACGAGAGCACGAAGATGCCAAGCTACGGCTTGTACTCGACGTACAACTTCGTAGAAGAACTTCGTCGCCATCTGCGTGGTCAGAATGACAACCTGGGTGAAGATGCGGCTGCCATGATGAAGGGTGCTCCTTACATCATGTCGGTGCCAGTGAAGTGGGTTTCGGTTCTCAGCAACAGTGCTGCCACCGCCTACGACTCCACTGATCCTCTCTACGGCATCAACTGGAACTCGTTTGCCTTCCACAGCAAGGCTGGCAACTGGATGCGAGAAACCAAGAACGTGCAGTCGGCTACCCAGCATAACGTCTATGTGAACTACATCGACGCCTGGGGTCAGTTCGTCTGCAAGAATCGTCGCACCAACTTCGTCATGTACCAGGCTTAG
- a CDS encoding phosphoadenosine phosphosulfate reductase domain-containing protein translates to MILLNSDAGGNEHPLTTEFIHWYSENVHHVHEVTPLVCDMGTRRPSVQQRIKELALNPDDKLTFDVLANIKGFFPSSRIQFCTEHLKLYPQQRWIRENIIDKGLEFVRYAGVRWDESSKRAKRPHECEDEFFGVTLRHPIIDWTKEMCFAYVAAYNERVNELYTLGFERVGCAPCVNSKKADVRNWARRFPEMIDKVREWEKKTGLPFFKPKVPGKDINWIDEVVEWPMTARGGKETDLEVLEEPPACQSAYGLCG, encoded by the coding sequence GTGATCCTTCTCAATAGCGATGCTGGTGGCAATGAGCACCCACTCACCACCGAGTTTATTCATTGGTACAGCGAGAATGTGCACCATGTGCATGAGGTCACTCCACTGGTGTGTGACATGGGGACTCGTCGCCCGTCAGTGCAGCAGCGAATCAAGGAGCTTGCCCTGAATCCTGATGACAAGCTCACATTTGATGTCCTGGCCAACATCAAGGGCTTCTTTCCATCCAGCAGGATTCAGTTCTGCACAGAGCACTTGAAGCTCTACCCGCAGCAGCGCTGGATTCGTGAGAACATTATCGACAAGGGGCTGGAGTTCGTGCGTTATGCAGGCGTGCGATGGGATGAGAGCAGCAAGCGTGCGAAGCGACCGCACGAGTGTGAGGATGAGTTCTTTGGTGTGACACTACGTCATCCAATCATCGACTGGACAAAGGAGATGTGCTTTGCCTATGTGGCCGCCTACAACGAGCGAGTGAATGAACTTTATACGCTCGGCTTTGAGCGGGTTGGGTGCGCACCTTGCGTCAACTCAAAGAAGGCTGATGTGCGCAACTGGGCGCGCCGCTTCCCTGAGATGATCGACAAGGTGCGTGAGTGGGAGAAGAAGACTGGGCTGCCATTCTTTAAGCCTAAAGTCCCAGGCAAGGATATCAACTGGATTGACGAGGTGGTTGAGTGGCCAATGACTGCCAGGGGAGGTAAGGAGACTGACTTGGAGGTGTTAGAGGAACCGCCTGCCTGTCAGTCAGCCTACGGTCTTTGTGGATAA
- a CDS encoding antirestriction protein ArdA, producing the protein MTPRVYIACLASYNNGVLHGRWIDADQEPDEIQEEINEMLRESRFPNTMVECPECEGTDDECELCKGTGEVPSAEEWAVHDYDEMINLGEYPSLDDISRHGLAIAEHGDAWKAFCDHFGDDVTEEQFQDAYCGQYRSEVEYAEQLVDDCYNIDEMMGNLSHYFDYEKFARDLFISDYYRDDDTGHVFRRDF; encoded by the coding sequence ATGACACCGAGAGTCTACATTGCTTGCTTGGCAAGCTACAACAATGGCGTCCTTCATGGGCGATGGATTGACGCCGATCAGGAACCTGACGAGATCCAGGAAGAAATCAATGAGATGTTGCGGGAGAGCAGGTTCCCCAACACGATGGTTGAGTGTCCAGAGTGCGAAGGCACCGACGATGAGTGTGAGCTGTGCAAGGGCACAGGCGAAGTGCCCTCAGCTGAAGAGTGGGCGGTTCACGACTATGACGAGATGATCAACCTAGGCGAATACCCCAGCCTGGACGACATCTCTCGCCATGGCCTGGCCATTGCTGAACATGGTGACGCCTGGAAAGCCTTTTGTGATCACTTCGGTGACGATGTAACCGAGGAACAATTTCAGGATGCCTACTGCGGCCAGTACCGCTCAGAGGTTGAGTATGCTGAACAGCTGGTCGACGATTGCTATAACATCGACGAAATGATGGGCAATCTCTCGCACTACTTCGATTATGAGAAGTTTGCACGCGATTTGTTTATCTCGGATTATTACCGTGACGATGATACTGGTCACGTGTTTCGGAGGGACTTCTAA
- a CDS encoding recombinase family protein, with product MSIIIYVRKSPIPSCVDKDNIQRSVDQQLAECYAYIESRKLGPDVIEIIDGDVSGNVPIREREQGRRLADILENATFNWHIVTYALDRVSRCPDYDQGILLDWISEGHEFHLVNEGGCTIDGSTATGRFLFRMRMIMHAFEREQLSERVSRGKRHWHKDHSNVAPFGYKLDENKLVLVDPETHPIVEDIMGMREDGLNLSQIASTLNDDGIPAPKGGQWRHSTVSKIVNREEKKRDEALLSTMED from the coding sequence ATGTCCATTATTATCTATGTACGCAAGAGCCCTATCCCCTCTTGCGTTGACAAGGACAATATCCAGCGCTCGGTCGATCAACAGCTTGCCGAATGCTACGCCTATATAGAATCACGCAAGCTAGGCCCTGATGTCATCGAGATTATCGATGGTGACGTTAGCGGCAATGTGCCCATACGCGAACGTGAGCAAGGCAGGCGGTTGGCTGACATCCTGGAGAATGCCACCTTCAATTGGCACATTGTAACTTATGCCCTGGATCGTGTTTCTCGCTGTCCAGACTACGACCAAGGCATCCTCTTGGACTGGATATCCGAGGGGCATGAGTTCCACCTGGTGAATGAGGGTGGCTGCACCATAGATGGCTCTACGGCCACAGGACGCTTCCTCTTTCGAATGCGCATGATCATGCACGCATTTGAGCGTGAACAGCTCTCGGAGCGTGTCTCACGCGGTAAGAGGCATTGGCACAAGGACCATTCCAACGTGGCACCGTTCGGCTACAAGCTGGATGAGAACAAGCTGGTGCTGGTAGATCCTGAAACCCACCCCATCGTGGAAGACATTATGGGTATGCGAGAAGATGGTCTGAACCTCAGCCAGATCGCATCTACCCTCAATGACGATGGCATCCCTGCACCCAAGGGCGGCCAGTGGCGACACAGCACAGTCAGTAAGATTGTGAACCGAGAAGAGAAGAAGCGTGATGAAGCCCTTTTAAGTACAATGGAGGATTGA
- a CDS encoding ABC transporter permease subunit, protein MNLAMLRQVWRESRLLMLGCSIALFAFCWVRVWIVGRIDMSRFQGILEILRPEFENFSAVDFEQALTYPGRVAFTFTEPMVILLIVVWGIARGSDTVSGPLGKGTMEMMLSQPVSRFQYLMSKNLITLIGAMVIAASAYAGLACGIETTTVKRENQPIKMQIPLVKIEVEVPFTRDANAPTRVPLSDFVDKEDMFPSALNLLGLGIFFAGFTTLMSSWDQYRWRTIAIAAAFLIIQLMLRVLSLSLEEMTWLKYTTIFSLYEPEVLVSYAVNTKDGAWSFLFQKSQEEWKLGGLAYLSFLAGGGLAGFAGATWIFCRRDLPAPV, encoded by the coding sequence ATGAACCTGGCCATGTTACGGCAAGTTTGGCGCGAGTCGCGTCTGCTGATGCTCGGTTGCTCGATCGCGCTCTTCGCGTTCTGCTGGGTGCGGGTATGGATTGTCGGCCGAATCGATATGAGCCGCTTCCAAGGGATCCTCGAGATTCTCCGCCCCGAGTTCGAGAACTTTTCGGCCGTCGATTTCGAGCAAGCGTTGACCTACCCTGGTCGTGTGGCATTCACATTTACCGAGCCGATGGTCATTCTGTTGATCGTCGTGTGGGGCATTGCCCGGGGAAGCGATACGGTTAGCGGTCCGCTCGGCAAAGGGACCATGGAAATGATGCTGTCCCAACCAGTCAGCCGTTTCCAGTACCTGATGAGCAAGAACCTGATCACGTTGATCGGTGCCATGGTCATCGCGGCGAGTGCCTATGCGGGTCTCGCCTGTGGTATCGAGACGACGACCGTCAAACGAGAAAATCAGCCGATCAAGATGCAGATCCCGCTGGTTAAGATCGAAGTGGAAGTGCCGTTTACGCGCGACGCTAATGCTCCGACGCGCGTGCCACTTTCCGACTTCGTGGACAAGGAAGACATGTTCCCGTCGGCCCTGAACCTACTTGGCCTGGGTATCTTCTTTGCCGGGTTCACGACGTTGATGTCTTCGTGGGATCAGTATCGCTGGCGAACGATCGCGATTGCGGCCGCGTTTCTGATCATCCAGCTGATGCTGCGTGTCTTGTCCCTATCCTTGGAAGAAATGACCTGGCTTAAGTACACGACGATCTTCTCGCTCTACGAGCCGGAAGTCTTGGTCAGCTACGCCGTCAATACAAAAGATGGTGCGTGGAGCTTTCTGTTTCAGAAGTCGCAGGAAGAGTGGAAACTTGGCGGGCTAGCCTATCTGAGTTTCCTCGCCGGTGGCGGCTTGGCGGGCTTTGCTGGTGCGACGTGGATTTTCTGCCGACGCGACCTTCCGGCGCCGGTATAA
- a CDS encoding ABC transporter ATP-binding protein, translating to MLKTYDLTKRYGSFLALDHANIEVAQGECCGVLGPNGAGKSTLFRILMGFLRPTHGHAEIGGQDCQKAKKAVHSLVSYLPGDVRLFGEMKGKQVLDFFADIHPRGNRERSYATAKRLDLDTSRRVGYMSTGMRQKLGLSIALATDAPMLIMDEPTTSLDPNVRGEVIRMIGQAHKSGRTVVICSHVLSEIEDICDRAIIMRQGKIVHDQCLQDLARRHSVVFQMVQPLPRVPEAIRDRVISARQHGHTVRLETEGELRDVMAWITQLPSTELKVTRMGLREVYDRFHAPVSEHAA from the coding sequence ATGCTGAAGACATACGATTTAACAAAACGATACGGCAGCTTTCTGGCCCTCGATCACGCTAATATCGAGGTCGCCCAGGGGGAGTGCTGCGGTGTTTTGGGCCCCAACGGAGCAGGTAAATCGACTCTTTTCCGAATCTTAATGGGCTTCCTGCGGCCTACGCATGGTCACGCCGAGATCGGTGGACAAGATTGCCAGAAGGCGAAGAAAGCGGTCCATAGCCTCGTTTCCTATCTACCGGGCGATGTTCGCTTGTTTGGCGAAATGAAGGGGAAACAGGTTCTCGATTTCTTCGCCGATATCCATCCGCGCGGCAACCGAGAACGATCCTACGCGACGGCCAAGCGACTGGATTTGGACACATCGCGTCGCGTCGGTTACATGAGCACCGGGATGCGACAAAAGCTGGGGCTCTCGATTGCCTTGGCAACGGATGCTCCGATGTTGATCATGGACGAACCAACGACCAGCCTCGATCCCAACGTCCGGGGCGAAGTGATCCGCATGATCGGTCAGGCTCACAAGTCAGGCCGAACGGTCGTCATTTGCTCGCACGTTTTATCCGAGATTGAAGACATCTGCGATCGGGCGATCATCATGCGGCAAGGAAAGATCGTTCACGATCAGTGCCTGCAAGATCTAGCCAGACGGCATTCGGTTGTCTTTCAGATGGTGCAGCCACTACCTCGCGTTCCCGAAGCCATTCGCGATCGCGTGATCTCTGCCCGACAGCACGGGCACACCGTTAGGCTGGAAACCGAGGGGGAACTTCGCGACGTGATGGCCTGGATCACGCAGTTGCCGTCAACCGAATTGAAAGTCACGCGAATGGGGCTTCGCGAGGTATACGACCGATTTCACGCCCCGGTAAGCGAGCACGCGGCATGA
- a CDS encoding DUF1549 and DUF1553 domain-containing protein, translated as MNLQSILACFVFLGLTTVGLADDASNKIPPGKNVQRITAFPEKVSLEGPFAYAQILITAELESGEQVDLTRSAQRIDQWDAVSITPRGLVTPEKDAVGELVFMVEGQELKIPVEVKDSHAAYEADFIRDVTPAMSKMGCNQGTCHGAKDGKNGFKLSLRGYDPTYDHRALVDDIAGRRFNRAFPDQSLMLLKTSGAVPHVGGQLTKPGERRYEILKNWIAGGVQLNLESPKVEKIKIYPSNPTVPLPGMSQQFAIYATLTDGRIVDVTADAFIESGDIEVASADQDGVLKLLRRGEAPVLARYDGAYDATTVTVMGDRTGFEWVQQPQHNYIDKLVDEKLQRVNVQSSGLCTDDQFVRRIYLDLTGLPPTADQARQFLDDKRPSQAKRDALIDELIGSGPYVEYWTNKWCDLLQVNQKYLGDPGVHALRNWIKDSIASNKPYDQMVYEILTASGSTIDHPASAYYKILRTPEDTMENTTQLFLAVRFNCNKCHDHPFERWTQNQYYNLSAFFAQIGRKEDKRFAGQRIGGSAVEGATPLVEVIYDTGSGEVKHQLTGKVTPPEFPYQADLAHDDGTRREELAEWLTDPSNQYFASSYVNRMWGYLLGRGIIEPIDDIRAGNPPTNPMLLEALTQSFIDSGFNTRQIVREICKSRTYQQSIATNKWNEDDSINFSHAMPRRLPAEVLFDSIHQVTGSSYNLPQLPSGFRAAQLPGTDINIPFLDDFGKPARESSCECERATGVMLGPVMKLVNGPVISNAIADKNNALTKLATEVTDDRALVDEIFLRFLGRHASDEEVKLGVELMNEPTPDLDVAQKALDQHRQQLMAKMPQWEASLGRIASWTPLTMLEGTSKAGVKFEKKEDQSILATGPVTKDEYEVIYEIAAGPLTGLRLEALPDDALPAKGPGRAQNGNFVLNELKAQVRLADGSEGPEVSFHRAEATFSQDNWDVRGAVDGNPGSGWAVSPRFGEKHSALFEVDGDVVIPEGAKLVVRMDQQYQDSMHLLGRFRLSATSSERPVRLENNLPADIRQIIAKPADQRSEEETQKLVSMYISGDALLKDLEAKLNQAKTLDENRRLAGLQDLAWALINSPAFLFNR; from the coding sequence ATGAATCTCCAATCCATCCTTGCTTGCTTTGTTTTCCTCGGTTTAACGACCGTTGGCCTGGCGGATGATGCGAGCAATAAGATCCCGCCTGGGAAGAACGTTCAGCGAATTACCGCGTTCCCCGAGAAGGTCTCGCTCGAGGGCCCCTTCGCCTACGCGCAGATCTTGATTACCGCCGAACTTGAAAGTGGCGAGCAGGTCGACCTGACACGGAGTGCCCAGCGAATCGATCAGTGGGACGCCGTTAGCATCACGCCTCGTGGTTTGGTTACGCCTGAAAAGGACGCCGTTGGCGAACTGGTCTTCATGGTCGAAGGGCAAGAGCTGAAGATCCCGGTTGAGGTCAAAGATTCTCACGCCGCGTACGAGGCCGATTTCATTCGAGACGTTACGCCAGCGATGAGCAAAATGGGCTGTAACCAGGGAACGTGCCACGGTGCCAAAGATGGCAAGAACGGCTTCAAACTCTCACTCCGCGGCTACGATCCCACCTACGATCACCGAGCGCTGGTCGATGACATTGCCGGCCGCCGTTTCAATCGCGCCTTCCCAGATCAAAGCCTGATGCTGCTCAAGACCTCCGGCGCTGTTCCCCATGTTGGCGGCCAACTGACCAAGCCAGGTGAACGAAGATACGAGATCCTCAAAAACTGGATCGCTGGTGGTGTTCAGTTGAATCTTGAATCTCCCAAGGTCGAGAAGATCAAGATTTACCCCTCGAATCCGACCGTGCCGCTGCCGGGCATGTCGCAGCAGTTCGCCATCTATGCCACGCTGACCGATGGTCGCATTGTGGATGTCACGGCAGACGCGTTTATCGAGAGTGGTGATATCGAAGTCGCCTCGGCCGATCAGGATGGCGTGTTGAAACTTCTCCGCCGCGGCGAAGCCCCCGTGCTGGCCCGCTATGACGGTGCTTACGATGCGACCACGGTAACCGTGATGGGCGACCGCACTGGCTTCGAGTGGGTCCAACAGCCGCAACACAACTACATTGACAAACTGGTCGACGAAAAGCTGCAGCGTGTGAACGTTCAATCTTCCGGCCTTTGTACGGATGACCAATTCGTTCGCCGGATTTACCTCGACCTGACGGGGCTTCCGCCAACGGCCGATCAGGCACGCCAGTTCCTCGACGACAAGCGTCCCTCGCAAGCAAAGCGTGACGCGTTGATCGACGAGCTGATCGGCAGTGGCCCTTACGTCGAATACTGGACCAACAAGTGGTGCGATCTGCTTCAGGTCAACCAGAAGTACCTTGGCGATCCTGGCGTGCACGCGCTGCGTAACTGGATCAAAGACTCGATCGCATCCAACAAACCGTATGACCAGATGGTCTACGAAATCTTGACCGCGTCAGGCTCGACGATCGATCACCCAGCCAGCGCCTACTACAAGATTCTGCGTACGCCGGAAGACACGATGGAGAACACCACGCAGTTGTTCCTGGCTGTCCGTTTTAATTGCAACAAGTGCCACGACCACCCGTTCGAGCGTTGGACACAGAATCAGTATTACAACCTTTCGGCCTTCTTCGCGCAGATTGGACGAAAGGAAGACAAGCGTTTCGCCGGACAGCGAATTGGCGGTTCGGCCGTGGAAGGAGCTACGCCGCTGGTCGAGGTAATCTACGATACCGGCAGCGGCGAAGTGAAGCACCAGTTGACCGGCAAAGTAACTCCGCCTGAGTTTCCTTACCAGGCCGACCTGGCTCACGACGATGGAACGCGACGGGAAGAACTCGCCGAGTGGCTGACCGATCCCTCAAACCAGTACTTCGCTTCCAGCTACGTGAATCGCATGTGGGGCTATTTGCTGGGTCGCGGAATCATCGAACCCATCGACGATATCCGGGCCGGTAATCCGCCGACCAACCCGATGCTTTTGGAAGCGTTGACCCAAAGCTTCATCGATAGTGGTTTCAACACGCGACAGATCGTTCGTGAAATCTGTAAGTCGCGGACCTATCAGCAATCGATTGCCACCAACAAGTGGAACGAGGACGACTCGATTAACTTCTCGCACGCGATGCCGCGACGATTGCCGGCGGAAGTGCTGTTCGATTCAATCCATCAAGTGACCGGCAGTAGCTACAACTTGCCGCAACTTCCCAGCGGTTTCCGCGCGGCTCAGTTGCCTGGCACCGATATCAACATTCCGTTTTTGGATGACTTTGGCAAACCGGCTCGAGAGAGTTCGTGTGAATGTGAACGAGCCACCGGCGTGATGCTCGGCCCTGTGATGAAACTGGTCAACGGTCCTGTGATCAGCAATGCCATCGCCGACAAGAACAACGCCCTGACCAAGCTGGCCACCGAAGTCACCGATGACCGTGCGTTGGTCGATGAAATATTCTTGCGTTTCCTCGGTCGGCATGCCAGTGATGAAGAAGTGAAGCTGGGCGTCGAACTCATGAACGAACCAACCCCTGACCTGGACGTCGCCCAGAAGGCCTTGGACCAGCATCGCCAGCAACTGATGGCCAAGATGCCGCAGTGGGAAGCATCCCTCGGACGTATTGCCAGCTGGACACCTTTGACCATGCTCGAAGGTACCTCCAAGGCCGGCGTGAAGTTCGAAAAGAAGGAAGACCAATCGATCTTGGCGACGGGGCCTGTTACCAAGGACGAGTACGAAGTGATCTACGAAATCGCGGCCGGCCCACTGACCGGCTTGCGACTGGAAGCTTTGCCGGACGATGCCCTACCTGCCAAGGGTCCCGGTCGAGCCCAAAACGGCAACTTCGTCTTGAATGAACTGAAAGCTCAGGTGCGACTTGCCGACGGAAGCGAAGGCCCCGAGGTCTCGTTCCACCGGGCCGAAGCGACCTTTTCTCAGGACAATTGGGATGTCCGCGGGGCGGTCGACGGCAATCCAGGCAGCGGCTGGGCGGTCAGTCCACGTTTTGGCGAAAAGCATTCGGCACTGTTTGAAGTGGACGGAGACGTAGTCATCCCGGAAGGTGCCAAGCTGGTCGTGCGAATGGATCAGCAGTATCAAGATAGTATGCACCTTTTGGGTCGTTTCCGCCTGTCCGCCACTTCCAGCGAGCGTCCGGTTCGCCTGGAAAACAACCTGCCGGCTGACATTCGCCAGATCATTGCCAAGCCGGCCGATCAGCGGAGCGAGGAAGAAACCCAGAAGCTGGTTTCGATGTATATCTCGGGCGATGCGTTGCTAAAGGACCTGGAAGCCAAGCTGAATCAGGCCAAAACGCTCGATGAAAATCGACGCTTGGCCGGCCTCCAAGATTTGGCCTGGGCATTGATCAACAGCCCCGCATTTCTGTTCAATCGCTAA
- a CDS encoding c-type cytochrome domain-containing protein, with amino-acid sequence MPALRIWLVILIASPAMAMAEDATPESADQVSYYRDVRPILQGNCQGCHQPAKRGGDYLMTDHQSLLTGGESGSEAIVAVDPAASYLVELITPVDGKAEMPKGKPPLSEADQKIILTWILQGAKDDTPDSAKDKYDAEHPPTYVRPPVLTSVTFSPDGQLLAVSGYHEVLLQNADGSGIAGRLVGMSERIESLAFSPDGKLLAVAGGSPGRLGELQVWNVADRKLAYSIPVSYDNVYGASWSPDGSLIAIGCGDNSVRGFDATSGQQVFFNGAHGDWALDTVFSKDGSHLVSVSRDMAVKLYEVKTQRFVDNVTSITPGALKGGINAVARRPNEDQVLIGGADGVPKIYRLFREKARKIGDDFNKIKDFPEMPGRIYDVAFTSDAAKAVACSSFDGTGHIHVFTVADGKKVLELEGPMGAPLHAVYSISISPDNKRIASVGFDGEVLLHDLETGKQLKQFPAVPITPQTASNQ; translated from the coding sequence ATGCCTGCTTTGCGTATATGGCTGGTCATTCTGATCGCGTCTCCTGCGATGGCAATGGCGGAAGATGCCACTCCTGAATCGGCTGACCAAGTCAGCTACTACCGCGACGTACGCCCCATCCTGCAAGGCAATTGCCAGGGATGTCACCAACCGGCAAAACGGGGAGGCGATTATCTGATGACCGATCACCAGTCATTGCTGACCGGTGGGGAATCAGGCTCCGAAGCCATCGTGGCCGTCGACCCCGCGGCAAGCTACCTGGTGGAACTCATCACACCGGTCGATGGCAAAGCGGAGATGCCCAAAGGTAAGCCGCCACTATCGGAAGCAGACCAGAAGATCATCCTGACCTGGATCCTTCAGGGAGCCAAAGACGATACGCCAGATTCGGCGAAGGATAAGTATGACGCCGAGCACCCTCCGACTTACGTCCGTCCGCCGGTGCTTACCAGCGTGACCTTCTCGCCCGATGGCCAGCTTCTCGCGGTTTCTGGTTATCACGAAGTGCTGCTGCAGAACGCAGACGGCAGCGGCATCGCCGGCCGACTGGTTGGTATGTCGGAACGGATCGAATCGCTTGCGTTTTCCCCTGATGGAAAACTGCTGGCGGTTGCCGGCGGTTCGCCTGGTCGACTGGGTGAGCTCCAAGTCTGGAATGTGGCCGATCGAAAGTTAGCTTACTCGATACCCGTTTCGTACGACAACGTCTACGGCGCGAGCTGGTCCCCAGACGGCAGCTTGATTGCCATTGGTTGCGGAGACAATTCCGTACGCGGCTTCGACGCGACGAGCGGCCAACAAGTCTTCTTCAATGGTGCTCACGGAGACTGGGCCTTGGATACGGTCTTCTCGAAAGACGGCAGCCATCTCGTTTCGGTCAGTCGCGACATGGCCGTGAAGTTGTACGAAGTGAAGACCCAACGTTTTGTTGATAACGTTACCAGCATCACCCCTGGCGCCTTGAAGGGGGGCATCAACGCGGTTGCCCGTCGCCCGAACGAAGACCAGGTGCTGATCGGCGGTGCGGACGGCGTTCCTAAGATCTATCGCTTATTCCGTGAGAAAGCCCGCAAGATTGGCGACGACTTTAATAAGATCAAAGACTTTCCGGAAATGCCCGGTCGGATCTACGACGTTGCCTTCACTTCCGATGCCGCGAAAGCGGTCGCATGCAGCAGCTTTGATGGAACCGGACACATCCATGTCTTTACCGTTGCCGACGGAAAGAAAGTGCTGGAACTCGAAGGCCCGATGGGGGCGCCGCTACATGCGGTTTATTCGATCAGTATCTCCCCCGACAACAAACGAATTGCATCAGTTGGATTTGACGGCGAAGTGCTCCTGCACGACCTGGAAACAGGCAAGCAACTGAAGCAATTCCCAGCCGTTCCCATCACGCCCCAGACCGCCTCGAATCAATAG
- the queC gene encoding 7-cyano-7-deazaguanine synthase QueC: protein MAKVVAVVSGGMDSATLLYHMLDAGHECWAISVDYGQRHVKELDFARQLCEGVNVPHQVADLSAINPIFGNNSLSGREMEVPEGHYAEESMKQTVVPNRNMILLSVAIAWAASNKCAAVAYGAHSGDHAIYPDCRPEFADAMDAAARLCDWNPIELWRPFVHMDKGEIAKQGVELGVPYEKTWTCYKGLEKHCGKCGACVERKEAFASNNLIDPTDYAD from the coding sequence ATGGCGAAAGTTGTGGCGGTCGTTTCTGGTGGTATGGATTCGGCAACGCTTCTGTATCACATGCTGGACGCAGGGCACGAGTGTTGGGCCATTTCGGTCGACTACGGTCAGCGACACGTCAAAGAACTCGACTTTGCCCGGCAACTATGCGAAGGGGTGAACGTTCCGCACCAGGTCGCGGATCTGTCGGCGATCAACCCGATTTTCGGTAACAACAGCCTCTCAGGTCGGGAGATGGAGGTGCCTGAGGGGCATTACGCGGAAGAAAGCATGAAGCAGACGGTCGTTCCGAACCGGAATATGATCCTGCTTTCGGTCGCGATTGCCTGGGCCGCGAGCAACAAATGTGCGGCGGTCGCCTATGGGGCCCATAGTGGTGATCATGCCATATATCCCGATTGCCGTCCCGAATTTGCCGACGCGATGGATGCAGCGGCTCGATTGTGTGATTGGAATCCGATCGAGCTGTGGCGGCCTTTTGTCCACATGGATAAGGGAGAGATCGCCAAGCAGGGTGTCGAGCTTGGGGTTCCCTATGAAAAGACGTGGACCTGCTACAAGGGGCTCGAAAAGCACTGTGGGAAGTGTGGGGCCTGCGTCGAACGCAAAGAGGCGTTCGCATCCAACAATCTAATCGACCCAACCGATTACGCTGATTAG